The proteins below come from a single Arthrobacter crystallopoietes genomic window:
- the pyrR gene encoding bifunctional pyr operon transcriptional regulator/uracil phosphoribosyltransferase PyrR: protein MSTSAAAPSPQPARVVLAEADIDRALTRIAHEILEANKGSKDLVLLGIPRRGYPLASRLAAKIAATDPGVKAEDITGQLDVTMFRDDLKRQPTRAPLPTQLPATGIDDKVVVLVDDVLYSGRTIRAALDALVDLGRPRIVRLAVLVDRGHRELPIRADHVGKNLPTSSAEKVRVHLAETDTVDGRPVNEVVIEDRTA from the coding sequence ATGAGCACGTCAGCCGCGGCGCCATCGCCGCAACCAGCCCGTGTAGTTCTTGCCGAAGCGGACATTGACCGCGCCCTCACTCGTATAGCCCATGAGATTCTCGAGGCGAACAAGGGATCCAAGGATCTTGTTTTGCTGGGCATTCCGCGCCGCGGCTATCCGCTGGCCAGCCGCCTCGCCGCCAAAATTGCGGCCACCGATCCCGGTGTGAAGGCCGAAGACATTACCGGTCAGCTGGACGTCACCATGTTCCGTGACGATCTCAAGCGCCAGCCGACCAGGGCTCCGCTGCCCACCCAGCTTCCCGCTACCGGTATCGACGACAAAGTCGTGGTGCTCGTCGACGACGTGCTCTACTCGGGCCGGACCATCCGTGCCGCCCTCGACGCCCTCGTAGACCTGGGCCGCCCCCGCATCGTCCGCCTCGCTGTCCTGGTGGACCGCGGCCACCGCGAACTGCCTATCCGCGCGGACCATGTGGGTAAAAATCTGCCGACGTCTTCGGCCGAAAAGGTGCGGGTCCATCTGGCCGAGACGGATACCGTGGACGGTCGGCCGGTCAACGAAGTAGTGATCGAGGACCGCACCGCATGA
- the nusB gene encoding transcription antitermination factor NusB produces MSAPTSARGKARRRAVDVLFESEQRSVSAFDALRDRREKTDQVINPYTVDIVEGVVAMQAQIDEFLTTYSQGWPLERMPSVDRIILRVGSWELLYNDDIPDGVAVSEAVELAKTLSTDESPSFVNGLLGRLQQLKPTLLA; encoded by the coding sequence GTGAGTGCACCCACTTCCGCACGCGGCAAAGCCCGGCGCCGCGCCGTCGATGTTCTGTTTGAATCGGAGCAGCGTTCCGTTTCGGCGTTCGACGCGCTTCGGGACCGCCGCGAAAAAACGGATCAGGTCATCAACCCCTACACGGTGGACATCGTTGAGGGCGTGGTAGCCATGCAGGCCCAGATCGACGAGTTCCTGACCACGTACTCCCAAGGCTGGCCGCTGGAGCGGATGCCCAGCGTGGACCGCATCATCCTGCGGGTGGGCTCCTGGGAGCTGCTGTACAACGACGATATTCCCGATGGGGTGGCGGTCAGCGAAGCAGTCGAACTGGCGAAGACGCTCTCAACGGATGAATCGCCGTCGTTCGTCAACGGTCTGCTCGGCCGGCTGCAGCAACTGAAGCCGACCCTGCTGGCGTGA
- a CDS encoding aspartate carbamoyltransferase catalytic subunit, translated as MRHLLSTEDLCKDDAVRILDTAEEMAAVSDREVKKLPVLRGRTVVNLFFEDSTRTRISFEAAAKRLSADVINFAAKGSSVSKGESLKDTAQTLEAMGADAVVIRHWASGAPARLAASGWIDAAVVNAGDGTHEHPTQALLDAFTMRRNWARINGTASLGTDLSGMKVAIVGDVLHSRVARSNLWLLRTLGADVTMVAPPTLLPVGVAKWPCTVSYDLDETLATGPDAVMMLRLQGERMNAAFFPSTREYSRRWGFDDSRLKALDSHGLKGTIIMHPGPMNRGLEISAAAADSPRSTVLQQVRNGVSVRMAALYLLLSGETHTAPATIQEAQR; from the coding sequence ATGAGGCATTTGCTCTCCACCGAAGACCTCTGCAAGGACGACGCCGTACGGATTCTGGATACCGCCGAAGAAATGGCGGCCGTGTCCGACCGCGAGGTCAAGAAACTTCCCGTCCTGCGCGGCCGTACCGTGGTCAATCTTTTCTTTGAAGACTCGACGCGTACGCGCATCTCCTTCGAGGCGGCCGCCAAACGGCTGTCGGCGGACGTGATCAACTTCGCCGCCAAGGGCTCCTCCGTGTCCAAGGGTGAGTCGCTTAAGGACACCGCGCAGACGCTCGAAGCGATGGGGGCCGACGCCGTCGTTATCCGGCATTGGGCCTCCGGCGCGCCGGCCAGGCTGGCGGCTTCGGGCTGGATCGACGCAGCCGTGGTCAACGCCGGCGACGGCACGCACGAACATCCCACCCAGGCGCTGCTGGACGCCTTCACCATGCGCCGCAACTGGGCGCGCATCAACGGTACGGCCTCCCTCGGCACGGATTTGTCCGGCATGAAGGTGGCCATCGTCGGGGATGTGCTCCACTCCCGGGTGGCGCGGTCCAACCTCTGGCTGCTGCGCACCCTGGGTGCCGATGTCACGATGGTCGCTCCGCCCACGCTGCTTCCGGTAGGCGTCGCGAAGTGGCCCTGCACCGTCAGCTACGACCTGGACGAGACCCTGGCAACCGGCCCGGACGCCGTCATGATGCTGCGCCTTCAGGGCGAACGCATGAACGCCGCGTTCTTCCCGTCCACCCGGGAATATTCGCGACGCTGGGGCTTCGACGACAGCCGGCTCAAAGCGCTGGATTCCCACGGACTCAAGGGCACGATCATCATGCATCCGGGTCCCATGAACCGTGGACTGGAAATATCCGCAGCCGCAGCGGACTCGCCCCGCTCCACTGTCCTGCAGCAGGTGCGCAACGGCGTCTCCGTACGCATGGCCGCCCTCTATCTGCTCCTTTCCGGCGAGACCCATACCGCACCCGCAACTATCCAGGAGGCCCAGCGATGA
- the efp gene encoding elongation factor P, with translation MATTNDIKNGTVLKLDGQLWNVIEFQHVKPGKGGAFVRTKIKNVVSGKIQDKTFNAGLKIETATVDRRDYTYLYKDGDDFVFMDVQDYDQVTVPGAVVGDDENFLLENIKVNIAMHDGTPLYIELPASVTMEITYTEPGLQGDRSTGGTKPATVETGFQIQVPLFLETGTKVKVDTRSGDYLGRVND, from the coding sequence GTGGCGACAACCAACGACATTAAGAACGGCACCGTGCTGAAGCTGGACGGCCAGCTGTGGAACGTCATCGAGTTCCAGCACGTCAAGCCGGGCAAGGGCGGCGCCTTCGTTCGCACCAAGATCAAGAATGTTGTCAGCGGCAAGATCCAGGACAAGACCTTCAATGCAGGCCTGAAGATCGAGACCGCCACGGTTGACCGCCGCGACTACACCTACTTGTACAAGGACGGCGACGACTTCGTCTTCATGGACGTGCAGGACTATGACCAGGTCACCGTGCCGGGCGCCGTTGTCGGCGATGACGAGAACTTCCTGCTGGAAAACATCAAGGTCAACATTGCCATGCACGACGGTACGCCGCTGTACATCGAATTGCCGGCCTCGGTCACCATGGAAATCACCTACACCGAGCCGGGCCTGCAGGGCGACCGCTCCACCGGCGGCACCAAGCCGGCGACAGTTGAAACCGGTTTCCAGATCCAGGTTCCGCTGTTCCTGGAAACCGGTACCAAGGTCAAGGTCGATACCCGCAGCGGCGATTACCTGGGACGTGTTAACGACTAG